TTGTCCCGCATGTGGAATTTCAAAGAAAGTGACTTCCGTACCCGCGGTTCCGCGTTCATCTCCATAAAAGAGGTGATACACACTAACATCGTCCTGGTTCACCGTTTTCTTGATCAACCGAAGTCCCAATACCTGAGTATAAAAATCAACATTTTTAGCCGCTGCCGCTGTAATCGCTGAAACGTGATGCAATCCTAACAGTTTCATATTATTTGCCCTCCTTGGTTTTTATATGATTAGGTTTTTCAAAGCAAAATAAACCGTCGTCGTAAATTTTCCTTTATATTTATTATCTTGATATTAAGATATATTATTTTTGATTGTTTGTCAACATGAATTGCGATCTTGCTACAATACAGTTTCTTGATGGACAAGAATTGAATTCGAAATAATGCAAAAGCAGATACAATAAAGGATCATATAACCCGACATAGAAATGGACATTTTATGATTTAAAGGGGTGTACGCGATGTATACGGATAAGGATTTAACGATTAGACCTGTTACGGAAGAAGATTTATATGCGCTTTGGACATTAACTTACAAGGAAGAAGCACCAGAATGGAAGCAATGGGATGCACCTTATTATGAACATAAGACGCTTTCTTTTGATGATTATTTAAAAGAGAAGGAAAAGCGAATCGGGCAAGATGACTTTTGGATCATTGAAGTGGAAGGCAAGGTCATTGGATCTGTGAGCTACTATTGGGAGCATAAGCCTTCGCAATGGCTTGAAATGGGAATAGCTATCTATGATTCGGGGTATTGGAGCGGTGGCTATGGTACGAGAGCACTTCGATTGTGGATCACGCATTTGTTTAATACATTGCCTTTAGTAAGAGTAGGTTTTACAACCTGGTCAGGAAACCAGCGGATGATGAAGGTTGGAGAGAAGCTGGGCATGACCCTGGAAGCCAGACTACGCAAATGCAGATATTATAATGGAAAGTATTATGATTCGATCCGAATGGGGCTTTTACGGGAAGAGTGGAGTCGTCATGTTCTGTGAAAAAGACCTTTCTAGGCATAAAAAGATGACCTCTGAATGTGATCAGGAGTCATCTTTTTGACGCTCATAGGTATTTTGCTTGCTTATTTTTAGGTGCAACTACTCTGATTCTCGAAGTCGCTCCACAATACTTTGTTTGTTATTCATAGAATAGACTGCTACTGGAATAAATATCCCCAGCAATAACAGTACAGGCAATAAGGCTAGAAGTGGCCAGATTATAAAGTGATAGCTCAAAAACCACATCATACTGCTTAGGGGTTTCACAATTGAAATAGAGAATATGATCCCTAATAAAATGGAGGATAGGGCGGTGCCGAGAACATAATATAGCCCTTCATAAATCAGCATACCCCGCAATTGCTTTTTGGTCATGCCGATACTTTGCAGCATGGCAAACTCCTGACGCCGTGTCAATATACTCGTCAGAATTGCGTTTACAAAGTTGAGGATACCAATCAGGCCGATAATCAGACTGAGTGTGCCTCCGATCATCATGATGGTGTTTTGCATACCTGAAAACTCATTCATTGAAGTAAACTTGGATGCGTAGTTCATTACTGGCTCTGTAGTTTCGGTGTAACTTTTTAAAAAGCTCTCCATGGCATCTTCCTGATCAGGGGATACATTAAAGGCGTAGCTCATCACAGCAGGCTGCTCCGCAAGCGGCTTGTAAATATTCGCCGGAAGATAGAAGTTATACTTACTTGAACGGCGATCAGAATTGGTACTATATTTAATTGCAACATGACCAAGTACTGTGAATGCATGCGTAGTATACTCTTTATCCAGCGGAGCTTCTGCTGCTCCCATATAACTGTGAAGCGTGACCTTTTCACCCACCTTATACAGAGCCTTTTCCATCTGGGGGATGTCATGGTCATCTAAATCTACCCCTTCCAATATATACTTACCGGAAGCCAGCTTCTCAAAATCAAGCTCACCGTCTAGTAATCGCAACCGGTGCAGTGGTAAATCTTCCAGCCCATATACTGCCGCGATGAAGTTGCCGCGAGAATCTGTCTCATCGTCCTCATTGGTGTATTTTTCATTCTCGACAGTAAGCACTAATCTGCCGCCGTACAAGCGACCGCCCTCTTCAAAGCCGCGCTGTGTCTGTACATCCTGAATAAAACTCTCGGAGGTCCCATTTTTAGGGCCGCTAAAATAGGGGCGATGAAAATATTCAGCATGAGCAATGAGAAAGTCAGTGTCATTGAATTTGGATACAAACTTATCCATATCAATGCTCTGAGACAGGGTGAAGGCCGTGTTAAGAAGTACAAGGCTTAACGAAAGACTGATGACTACCAACACGGTGCGTTTTTTATTGCGCCCTAAGTTGGAGCGAGCCATGTGGATCATTTTAGCGCCTTCAGTGGATTTTTTCAGCTTACGGCCGCCCTTGGTATTTCCGTCTGTGTATCTTACTGCCTCAACTGGCGAGACAGCTGCCGCAATTCTGCCTGGCTTGAAAGTGCTGATCATTACAGTAATGAGCGCGAACAGAGCAGATCCGACAAAAATCCAAGGGTTAGGGGATACCGATATCTCAGTACCGTTATATACACTCATATTTATAATAAAAGGCACGAGTGATTTACCGATAAAAAAACCTGCTATTAATCCAATCGGGATTCCTAGCGCTGATAGAATCAGTGCTTGTCTACGAATAATCCGGCGTATTTGCTTGCGGCTTGTACCGATCGTCTTTAAGAGACCGTAAAAACGGATATCTCGCATCACTGATATTTGGAATATATTATATATGATCAAATAACCGGTAAACATGATCAGTAACAGGGCAGAAGTTAACGCTATGATGGTCTCTGTATCTAGACTAAAATTGGTTGAGATGTATGCCCAATTTACATTATTCGCGATATAGTTCGGTGCATCTTCGTCAAGTGAATAACCGCTTTCGGTAATCACTTTATTGAGCTTTCCTCGCAAATCAAAACTATTATCGAACATCATATACGCACTAATGGTTCCTGTATAGAAGTGATCCTTTTTATAGTTGCTTTGTAATTCCTTGGCATGAGCATCGACATAGGCTTTAGAAGCGAATATTTGCCCTACGTTAACCACAGGATCACTTTTCCACCAGCCGGAGAGGATAAAATCACGCTGTACTTCTTTACCTCGTAAGTCAAGCTTTAGCCTCAAAGGTGCTCCAACCTCCAGTGGAACCCCCAATAGCTGTAACGTCTTGGAGTCTGCAATCACTTCGTTTTTCGCCGCAGGCTTGTTCCCTGCATTAAGTTCAATTAAACCGAGCTTCAGCCCTACATCATCGTAATACCAGAATTCCGTATGGCGTTTTAGGAATTTATCGTTTAAAACTCTGTCGCTTAATATACGGTTATAAGCTATTTCCTTGATCAACGGATGATCCTTGACATGATTAAATTCGTCATCCGTTATATATTTAAGTACGGCATGTCCATCTCCACCGACCTGGCGCATAGTTGCCCGCTGTAAGTTTTCCATAGCACCAAGCCCCAAGGTGTACAACGTCGTAAATAACAATGAAGTGAGCGCAATGGCAACAATGGCAAAGAGGTTACGGACTTTGTTTACTTTGAAGCTCTTATCTGCCAGATTACGGATCGTTTTTTTATTTCTAACCTGAATCATTTGCCTTCACCACCGACCATTTTACCGTCCTCAATCCGAATAATCCGGTCTGCCATTTGCGCAATTTCCTCGTTGTGCGTAATCATCACCATTGTTTGTTGGAACTGTTGACTGGATACTTTGATGAGTCCCATCACATCCAGACTGGTTTTACTATCCAGGTTCCCAGTGGGTTCATCTGCCAGGACAATGGCGGGTTTGGCTGCCAGTGCTCTGGCAATGGCTACACGCTGCTGCTGGCCACCTGAAAGATGGTTGGGCAGATTATTCAACTTATGGTCAAGGCCCAAGGTATGTACAATTTTATCTATGTGGGTTTTGTCTGGTTCTTTACCATCCAGTTCAATCGGAAGCACAATATTTTCGTAGACATTTAAAACAGGCACTAGGTTGTAATTTTGAAATACGAAGCCAATTTTCCGTCTGCGAAATATAGTCAATTCTTCATCTTTTAATGTGAAAATATCTTTACCGTCAATCGTAACGTTTCCACTTGTCGGACGATCGAGTCCACCCAGCATATGGAGAAGGGTAGATTTGCCGCTCCCGGACGTACCGACAATGGCCACAAATTCTCCGCTTTCCACCTCCAGGTTCACCCCATCTAGGGCATGAACAGCAGTATCCCCGTTACCATAATACTTCTTCAACTCCTGAGTTTTTAACAGAGTCATTCATTTCTCCTCCATGAAAAATAGTCTGTATCACCATACTTCGCAATACAGACTTTACCATATGAATCTTTCTACAATCTTTCTGAAATCTAACAGTGTTGTAAGAATTACTTGTCTATGGGGAGAAAAATCGAGAAGGTGGAACCACTGCCGCGGCGTGACCATAGTTTGATGTATCCGCCCCCAGCTGAAACAATTTCTCTTGCTAAAAATAGTCCAATCCCGACACCTTCTTGCGAGATTACAGTTTGTGACCGATAGAAACGCTTGAAAATCTTGCTGTGTTCTTCTTCTGCAATCCCAATGCCATTATCAGTAATATCAATCCGGCAGAATAAATCATAAGCACTCACTCTAATAAATATATTCCCGCTCATTTCTGTATATTTGACGGCGTTATCCAAAATATTATAGATTGCCTCAACCGTCCATTTTAAATCAAAAGAAGCCTGAATTTCTTTACTCTCCATAGCAATCGAAATCCCTTTAGCGTTTGCCTTCGGCATAATTTGCTCCAGTGCAGTAGTTAGTAGCCTTTGAACTGACTCCTGCCTTGACGACAATTTGATAATCCCTGTTTCAAGCCGTGATGTTTTTACTAAGGAATGGATCAGGAAATGAAGCTTTTCGGCTTGTGTGGATAAAGCTTTTACACAAGTGGAACCTTCTGGTG
This window of the Paenibacillus polymyxa genome carries:
- a CDS encoding GNAT family N-acetyltransferase codes for the protein MYTDKDLTIRPVTEEDLYALWTLTYKEEAPEWKQWDAPYYEHKTLSFDDYLKEKEKRIGQDDFWIIEVEGKVIGSVSYYWEHKPSQWLEMGIAIYDSGYWSGGYGTRALRLWITHLFNTLPLVRVGFTTWSGNQRMMKVGEKLGMTLEARLRKCRYYNGKYYDSIRMGLLREEWSRHVL
- a CDS encoding sensor histidine kinase, with amino-acid sequence MTMLDYACFGIAITALFIAGVTILLYRKNVHKTMKTMDHMIEAAISGEFSERVFDESVLSAVEAKLAQFLSICSVSSKNLLAEKNKINELISDISHQTKTPIANILLYSQLLSEYDLPPEGSTCVKALSTQAEKLHFLIHSLVKTSRLETGIIKLSSRQESVQRLLTTALEQIMPKANAKGISIAMESKEIQASFDLKWTVEAIYNILDNAVKYTEMSGNIFIRVSAYDLFCRIDITDNGIGIAEEEHSKIFKRFYRSQTVISQEGVGIGLFLAREIVSAGGGYIKLWSRRGSGSTFSIFLPIDK
- a CDS encoding ABC transporter ATP-binding protein, coding for MTLLKTQELKKYYGNGDTAVHALDGVNLEVESGEFVAIVGTSGSGKSTLLHMLGGLDRPTSGNVTIDGKDIFTLKDEELTIFRRRKIGFVFQNYNLVPVLNVYENIVLPIELDGKEPDKTHIDKIVHTLGLDHKLNNLPNHLSGGQQQRVAIARALAAKPAIVLADEPTGNLDSKTSLDVMGLIKVSSQQFQQTMVMITHNEEIAQMADRIIRIEDGKMVGGEGK
- a CDS encoding ABC transporter permease; this encodes MIQVRNKKTIRNLADKSFKVNKVRNLFAIVAIALTSLLFTTLYTLGLGAMENLQRATMRQVGGDGHAVLKYITDDEFNHVKDHPLIKEIAYNRILSDRVLNDKFLKRHTEFWYYDDVGLKLGLIELNAGNKPAAKNEVIADSKTLQLLGVPLEVGAPLRLKLDLRGKEVQRDFILSGWWKSDPVVNVGQIFASKAYVDAHAKELQSNYKKDHFYTGTISAYMMFDNSFDLRGKLNKVITESGYSLDEDAPNYIANNVNWAYISTNFSLDTETIIALTSALLLIMFTGYLIIYNIFQISVMRDIRFYGLLKTIGTSRKQIRRIIRRQALILSALGIPIGLIAGFFIGKSLVPFIINMSVYNGTEISVSPNPWIFVGSALFALITVMISTFKPGRIAAAVSPVEAVRYTDGNTKGGRKLKKSTEGAKMIHMARSNLGRNKKRTVLVVISLSLSLVLLNTAFTLSQSIDMDKFVSKFNDTDFLIAHAEYFHRPYFSGPKNGTSESFIQDVQTQRGFEEGGRLYGGRLVLTVENEKYTNEDDETDSRGNFIAAVYGLEDLPLHRLRLLDGELDFEKLASGKYILEGVDLDDHDIPQMEKALYKVGEKVTLHSYMGAAEAPLDKEYTTHAFTVLGHVAIKYSTNSDRRSSKYNFYLPANIYKPLAEQPAVMSYAFNVSPDQEDAMESFLKSYTETTEPVMNYASKFTSMNEFSGMQNTIMMIGGTLSLIIGLIGILNFVNAILTSILTRRQEFAMLQSIGMTKKQLRGMLIYEGLYYVLGTALSSILLGIIFSISIVKPLSSMMWFLSYHFIIWPLLALLPVLLLLGIFIPVAVYSMNNKQSIVERLRESE